A single Candoia aspera isolate rCanAsp1 chromosome 5, rCanAsp1.hap2, whole genome shotgun sequence DNA region contains:
- the MMP20 gene encoding matrix metalloproteinase-20 translates to MELFCIFSPALLLIFSLKYSAAAPALFTLPKASNWSDFYIAQEYLEKYYTPKGRHQVAEMISGGNSMTRKVQQMQAFFGLQVTGKLDYNTMDIIRRPRCGVPDVANYRLFPGEPKWKKRTLTYRVKKYTSSLTHAEVDKAVEMGLRTWSAAAPLNFIKINSGEADIMISFENGDHGDSYPFDGPRGTLAHAFAPGEGLGGDTHFDNAEKWTMGMNGFNLFTVAAHEFGHALGLAHSADPSSLMYPTYKYQHPFSFRLPKDDVKGIQALYGPRESGSRKSQVSHQPFPKLPTPYNPDHCDSTFSFDAVTMLGKELLFFRDRLFWRRQAQPTSHVQPLSITSSFPQLMSNVDAAYEVAERGVAYFFKGPHYWKTHGFHMQGPPRSIADFGFPRNVLHIDAAVYLRDEKKTLFFVEDEFYSYDETKRKMDKDFPKSIEDEFSGINGRIDAAVEVNGFLYFFSGPKAYKYDREKEDVVNIVKSSSWVGC, encoded by the exons ATGGAGCTGTTTTGCATCTTCTCCCCAGCTTTACTTTtgatattttctttgaaatactCAGCTGCAGCCCCAGCTCTTTTCACATTGCCAAAAGCATCCAATTGGAGTGATTTCTACATTGCCCAG GAATACCTTGAGAAGTATTACACACCAAAAGGAAGACACCAAGTTGCAGAAATGATCAGTGGTGGCAATTCCATGACAAGGAAAGTTCAGCAGATGCAAGCTTTCTTTGGCTTACAAGTCACTGGGAAGTTGGACTACAACACTATGGATATAATAAGGAGGCCTCGATGTGGTGTCCCTGATGTAGCAAACTATCGACTTTTCCCAGGAGAACctaaatggaagaaaaggacGCTGACATACAG AGTAAAAAAATACACATCTAGCCTAACTCATGCAGAAGTTGACAAGGCTGTGGAGATGGGACTGAGAACATGGAGTGCTGCTGCACCTTTGAATTTCATAAAGATAAACTCAGGAGAAGCAGATATCATGATATCATTTGAAAATGGAG ATCATGGGGACTCCTACCCATTTGATGGGCCACGAGGGACACTAGCCCATGCTTTTGCACCTGGGGAAGGACTGGGTGGAGACACCCATTTTGACAACGCAGAGAAGTGGACAATGGGGATGAATG GATTCAACTTATTCACTGTTGCTGCTCATGAATTTGGCCATGCATTGGGCCTTGCCCATTCTGCTGATCCATCATCTTTGATGTATCCAACCTACAAATATCAGCATCCCTTTAGTTTCCGCCTCCCAAAAGATGATGTGAAAGGGATTCAGGCATTATATG GACCACGAGAATCTGGTTCCCGAAAGTCTCAAGTTTCACATCAGCCTTTTCCTAAACTACCAACACCATACAATCCAGATCACTGTGACTCCACATTTTCATTTGATGCTGTCACAATGCTGGGGAAAGAGCTACTTTTCTTCAGGGACAG GCTCTTCTGGAGGAGGCAGGCTCAACCCACAAGCCATGTACAACCACTCAGCATCACCAGCTCTTTCCCTCAGCTCATGTCAAATGTGGATGCAGCCTACGAAGTAGCTGAGAGAGGAGTTGCTTATTTTTTCAAGG gCCCTCATTATTGGAAAACCCATGGATTCCACATGCAGGGTCCTCCTCGGTCTATTGCAGATTTTGGGTTTCCTAGAAATGTGCTACACATAGATGCAGCTGTCTATCTGAGAGATGAAAAGAAGACACTCTTCTTTGTAGAAGATGAATTTTACAG ctatGATGAAACAAAACGAAAAATGGACAAAGACTTCCCAAAGAGCATTGAGGATGAGTTTTCAGGAATTAATGGCCGAATAGATGCTGCTGTAGAGGTTAATG gattCCTTTACTTCTTTTCAGGCCCCAAAGCCTATAAATATGACAGAGAAAAGGAAGATGTGGTTAACATTGTGAAATCCAGCTCTTGGGTGGGCTGCTGA